In a single window of the Buchnera aphidicola (Aphis gossypii) genome:
- a CDS encoding rhodanese-like domain-containing protein yields the protein MNNILSFISNNFILSTVWFFLLNIIIFLIFKPFYLKAKLVSNFDAIKLINERNAKIVDTRSLELYNSGHILNSIHIPLKNISFKKVQELNLSTLNPVILIINSSERNNKYIKNFLDNGIKNIYILKNGIASWDAENLPLVINKK from the coding sequence GTGAATAACATATTATCTTTTATATCTAATAATTTCATACTTTCTACCGTATGGTTTTTTTTGCTTAATATAATTATTTTTTTAATCTTTAAACCTTTTTATCTAAAAGCAAAATTAGTTAGCAATTTTGATGCTATAAAATTAATTAATGAGAGAAATGCTAAAATAGTTGATACGCGATCTTTAGAATTATATAATTCAGGTCATATTTTAAATTCTATTCATATTCCATTGAAAAATATTTCTTTTAAAAAAGTTCAAGAATTAAATTTATCCACTCTTAATCCTGTAATTCTTATAATAAATTCATCAGAAAGAAATAACAAATATATTAAAAACTTCCTTGATAATGGAATAAAAAATATTTATATTTTAAAAAATGGAATAGCTTCTTGGGATGCAGAAAATCTTCCTTTAGTTATAAATAAAAAATAA
- the ribB gene encoding 3,4-dihydroxy-2-butanone-4-phosphate synthase yields the protein MNHKILYEFGNPIERVEKAILALRSGQGIIILDDENRENEGDLVFSCEKMTVEQMALTIRYGSGIVCLCITESQRKKLNLPMMVKNNTSTYQTAFTVTIEAAKGVSTGVSAKDRLTTIQAAIADNAKPSDLNRPGHIFPLRADTGGLLARAGHTEAAIEIVSLAGFKPAGVICELTNKDGSMSRVPEIITFSKEKHMTILTIKDLILYIQKNRFLKNSD from the coding sequence ATGAATCACAAAATACTTTATGAATTTGGAAACCCTATAGAACGTGTAGAAAAAGCAATATTAGCTCTGAGATCTGGACAGGGTATTATCATACTAGATGATGAAAATAGAGAAAACGAAGGAGATCTTGTTTTTTCCTGCGAAAAAATGACAGTAGAACAAATGGCTTTAACAATTAGATATGGTAGCGGTATTGTGTGTTTATGCATTACAGAATCTCAAAGAAAAAAATTAAATTTACCTATGATGGTTAAAAATAACACAAGCACTTATCAAACAGCGTTTACAGTTACAATAGAAGCTGCTAAAGGCGTTTCTACTGGCGTATCAGCTAAAGATCGATTAACAACTATACAAGCAGCTATAGCAGATAATGCAAAACCTAGTGATTTAAACAGACCAGGTCACATATTTCCCTTAAGAGCTGATACAGGAGGACTTTTAGCAAGAGCTGGTCATACAGAAGCAGCTATCGAAATAGTATCCCTTGCTGGTTTTAAACCAGCCGGAGTAATTTGTGAACTCACCAATAAAGATGGATCTATGTCTCGAGTACCTGAAATTATTACATTTTCAAAAGAAAAACATATGACAATATTAACTATAAAAGATCTAATTTTATATATTCAAAAAAATAGATTTTTAAAAAATTCTGATTGA
- the secB gene encoding protein-export chaperone SecB — MLEKKSKKKVFIIQRIYVKDVSFEAPNTPEIFEKQCIPTMKFNLNTNIKKIKLDIFEIVLQVRVIVESKKDLVFLCDVYQAGIFFISNLDVKELEHCTNSYCPNILFPYARACISSLVSFGSFPQLNLAPVNFDDILNTNSEFKEKQY, encoded by the coding sequence ATGTTAGAAAAAAAATCAAAGAAAAAAGTTTTTATAATTCAGCGAATTTATGTAAAAGATGTTTCTTTCGAAGCACCCAATACGCCAGAAATTTTTGAGAAACAATGTATTCCAACTATGAAATTTAATTTAAATACAAATATTAAGAAGATAAAATTAGATATTTTTGAAATCGTTTTACAAGTTAGAGTGATAGTAGAAAGTAAAAAAGATTTAGTTTTTTTATGTGATGTATATCAAGCAGGTATTTTTTTTATTTCTAACTTAGATGTAAAAGAGCTAGAACATTGCACCAATTCATACTGTCCGAATATTTTATTTCCATATGCTAGAGCATGTATTTCTAGTTTAGTATCTTTCGGAAGCTTTCCGCAATTAAACCTTGCCCCAGTTAATTTTGATGATATTTTAAATACAAATTCAGAATTCAAAGAAAAACAATATTAA
- the tsaD gene encoding tRNA (adenosine(37)-N6)-threonylcarbamoyltransferase complex transferase subunit TsaD — translation MKILGIETSCDDTGIAVYDNLQGLLVNELYNQKKIHANYGGIIPELASRTHSKKIIFLLDKIFKKINLEKDINLIAYTAGPGLVGSLLVGATFACSLGFSLNIPVLPVNHMEAHLLSPMLDSHLITFPFIGLLVSGKHTQIIAAYKLGKYEILGNSLDDAAGEAFDKISKLLGLKYPNGHELSNLAKKGVKINLKFPRPMKNHSNLNFSFSGLKTFAANIIKNKTLNFQQKANIAKAFEDAVVDILLMKTKRALNQKKWSNLVIAGGVSANKLLRKKSEIMMREVFNGKVFFARPEFCTDNGAMIAYLGSLYYKKKNIFPSLEITVKPKWPLDSLPVL, via the coding sequence ATGAAAATATTAGGTATTGAAACATCGTGTGATGATACTGGAATAGCTGTTTATGATAACCTTCAAGGTTTATTGGTTAATGAATTATACAATCAAAAAAAAATACATGCTAATTACGGCGGGATTATTCCAGAGTTAGCATCACGTACACATTCAAAAAAAATAATTTTTCTGTTAGATAAAATTTTTAAAAAAATAAATCTTGAGAAAGATATTAATCTTATTGCATATACTGCAGGGCCTGGTTTAGTTGGTTCTTTGTTAGTTGGCGCAACATTTGCTTGTTCTTTGGGATTTTCTTTAAATATCCCTGTGTTACCAGTCAATCATATGGAAGCGCATTTATTATCGCCAATGTTAGATTCTCATTTAATTACATTTCCATTTATTGGATTACTAGTTTCTGGAAAGCACACTCAAATTATTGCGGCTTATAAATTAGGAAAATATGAGATTCTTGGAAATTCTTTAGATGACGCTGCAGGTGAAGCTTTTGATAAAATATCAAAATTATTAGGTTTAAAATATCCAAATGGTCATGAATTATCTAATTTAGCTAAAAAGGGTGTGAAAATTAATTTGAAATTTCCTCGTCCTATGAAAAATCATTCTAATTTAAATTTTAGTTTTTCAGGGTTGAAAACTTTTGCTGCTAACATTATTAAAAATAAAACTTTAAATTTTCAACAAAAAGCAAATATTGCAAAAGCTTTTGAAGACGCAGTTGTTGATATATTATTAATGAAAACTAAAAGAGCTTTAAATCAAAAAAAATGGAGCAATTTAGTCATTGCAGGAGGTGTCAGTGCAAATAAATTATTACGTAAAAAATCAGAAATTATGATGCGAGAAGTTTTTAATGGAAAAGTATTTTTTGCTCGTCCAGAATTTTGCACAGATAATGGTGCAATGATTGCTTATTTAGGATCATTATATTATAAAAAAAAAAATATTTTTCCTTCATTAGAAATTACCGTAAAACCGAAGTGGCCTTTAGATAGTTTACCTGTATTATAA
- the rpoD gene encoding RNA polymerase sigma factor RpoD, producing the protein MEQNPKSQLKLLVTHGKEQGYLTYAEVNDHLPEDIIDSEQIDDIIQMINDMGIQVVEEAPDADDLILNEINTDTDEDAVEAATQVLSSVESELGRTTDPVRMYMREMGTVELLTREGEIDIAKRIEEGINQVQSSVSEYPEAITYLLEQYDRIKTGQIKLSDIVIGFVDPNVEELSPMTHNNIHLGSEILDEISNNKVQDENEEDVENEEDEEDEDNSIDPELANEKFSALRKQYTNTSNMIKIKNRKHKDALLEIYNLSEIFKQFRLVPKQFDHLVNNMRDMMERVRTQERIIMRLCIEECQMPRKNFIKIFSGNETNINWLIKEKSLNQPWSKKIQKIEEKIFVSIKKLRNIEKETGLTIEEVKDINKRMSIGEAKAKRAKKEMVEANLRLVISIAKKYTNRGLQFLDLIQEGNIGLMKAVDKFEYRRGYKFSTYATWWIRQAITRSIADQARTIRIPVHMIETINKLNRISRQILQETGREPTPEELSEKMLIPEDKIRKVLKIAKEPISMETPIGDDDDSHLGDFIEDTTLELPLDSATSESLRSATHDVLSGLTAREAKVLRMRFGIDMNTDHTLEEVGKQFDVTRERIRQIEAKALRKLRHPSRSEVLRSFLDD; encoded by the coding sequence ATGGAGCAAAACCCAAAGTCACAACTTAAGCTGCTCGTTACACATGGCAAGGAGCAAGGGTATTTAACCTATGCCGAAGTTAATGATCATCTTCCAGAAGATATTATTGATTCTGAGCAAATCGATGACATTATCCAGATGATTAATGATATGGGAATTCAAGTCGTCGAAGAAGCGCCTGATGCAGATGATTTAATTTTAAATGAAATAAATACAGATACAGATGAAGACGCAGTAGAAGCAGCTACTCAAGTTTTATCAAGTGTTGAGTCAGAGTTAGGAAGAACAACTGACCCTGTTCGAATGTATATGAGAGAAATGGGTACTGTTGAATTGCTTACGCGAGAAGGTGAGATTGATATAGCAAAACGCATTGAAGAAGGGATAAATCAAGTTCAATCTTCAGTATCCGAGTATCCTGAAGCTATTACTTATCTTCTAGAACAATATGATCGAATTAAAACTGGTCAAATAAAACTATCTGATATAGTAATAGGTTTTGTTGATCCTAATGTAGAAGAATTGTCACCTATGACTCATAATAACATACACTTAGGATCTGAAATTTTAGATGAAATTTCTAATAATAAAGTACAGGATGAAAATGAAGAAGATGTGGAAAATGAGGAAGATGAAGAAGATGAAGATAATAGCATTGATCCAGAATTAGCAAACGAAAAATTTTCTGCATTGCGGAAACAATATACCAATACAAGTAATATGATTAAAATTAAAAATAGAAAACATAAAGATGCATTGCTAGAAATTTATAATCTTTCAGAAATTTTTAAACAATTTAGATTAGTTCCAAAGCAATTTGATCATTTAGTAAATAACATGCGTGATATGATGGAAAGAGTTAGAACACAAGAAAGAATTATCATGCGATTATGTATTGAAGAATGCCAAATGCCAAGAAAAAATTTTATAAAAATTTTTTCAGGAAATGAGACTAATATAAATTGGCTAATAAAAGAAAAAAGTTTAAATCAACCTTGGTCTAAAAAAATACAAAAAATTGAAGAAAAAATTTTTGTAAGTATAAAAAAATTACGTAATATAGAGAAAGAAACAGGATTAACAATTGAGGAAGTAAAAGATATTAACAAAAGAATGTCTATTGGAGAAGCAAAAGCTAAAAGAGCAAAAAAAGAAATGGTAGAAGCAAATTTAAGATTAGTTATTTCTATCGCTAAAAAATATACTAATCGAGGACTACAGTTTTTAGATTTAATTCAAGAAGGTAATATTGGTTTAATGAAAGCAGTAGATAAATTTGAATATCGCAGAGGATATAAATTTTCAACTTATGCAACTTGGTGGATCAGACAAGCAATTACCCGATCGATCGCAGATCAAGCTCGTACTATTCGAATTCCTGTACATATGATAGAAACTATCAATAAACTAAATAGAATTTCTAGACAAATATTACAAGAAACAGGACGTGAACCGACTCCTGAAGAACTTTCTGAAAAAATGTTAATTCCTGAAGATAAAATTAGAAAAGTTTTAAAAATAGCAAAAGAACCTATATCAATGGAAACGCCTATAGGAGATGATGATGATTCTCATTTAGGTGATTTTATAGAAGATACAACATTAGAGCTTCCGTTAGATTCAGCAACATCTGAAAGTTTAAGATCAGCTACGCATGATGTTCTATCAGGATTAACAGCTCGTGAGGCTAAAGTTCTTCGCATGCGCTTTGGAATTGATATGAACACAGATCATACTTTAGAAGAAGTTGGAAAACAATTTGACGTTACCCGAGAAAGAATAAGGCAAATAGAAGCAAAAGCATTAAGAAAGCTACGTCATCCAAGCAGATCAGAAGTATTGCGTAGTTTTTTAGATGATTAA
- the cysE gene encoding serine O-acetyltransferase: protein MCFAEISELWNIILCEAKNALKKEPILSNLYQESILKHKTFSSSLSYILSNKLSTSIISEKNIRNILDEIYLNNFCILYLAVKDLKAIFQKDPVVNNYLTPFLYFKGFHALESYRISHYLWSKKQYALSTYLQSRISTIFSVDIHPAACIGSGIMLDHATGIVIGEGVIIEDDVSILHSVTLGGTGKNSSKNRHPVIRNKVSIGAGAKVLGNIEIGSQVKIGAGSVVLKNIPPCVTVAGIPAKIVKKLTNSTSFLKEDEDNFLDCLEQFQYGDGI from the coding sequence ATGTGTTTTGCAGAAATTTCAGAATTGTGGAATATAATATTATGTGAAGCTAAAAATGCATTAAAAAAGGAACCTATTTTATCTAACTTATATCAAGAGAGTATATTAAAACATAAAACATTTAGCAGTTCTTTGAGTTATATATTATCAAATAAACTATCTACTTCGATTATTTCTGAAAAGAATATACGCAATATTTTAGATGAAATATACTTAAATAATTTTTGTATTTTATATTTAGCAGTTAAGGATTTGAAAGCAATCTTTCAAAAAGATCCAGTTGTAAATAATTATTTAACTCCTTTTTTATATTTTAAAGGTTTTCACGCATTAGAATCTTATAGAATAAGTCATTATCTTTGGAGCAAAAAGCAATATGCGTTATCAACGTATTTACAAAGTAGGATTTCTACTATTTTTTCAGTTGATATTCATCCAGCAGCATGCATTGGTTCTGGAATAATGCTTGATCATGCCACTGGCATTGTTATCGGAGAAGGGGTGATTATAGAAGATGATGTTTCAATTTTACATTCTGTTACTCTGGGTGGAACAGGAAAAAATAGTAGTAAAAATAGACATCCAGTAATTAGAAATAAAGTTAGTATAGGTGCAGGAGCTAAAGTTTTAGGAAATATTGAAATTGGTTCCCAAGTTAAAATAGGGGCTGGATCAGTAGTTTTGAAAAATATTCCTCCATGTGTTACAGTGGCTGGTATTCCTGCAAAAATTGTCAAAAAATTAACTAATTCAACTTCTTTTCTTAAAGAAGATGAAGATAATTTTTTAGATTGTTTAGAACAATTTCAATATGGAGATGGCATTTAG
- the rpsU gene encoding 30S ribosomal protein S21, whose product MPIIKVRENEPFDVALRRFKRSCEKAGILAEIRRREFYEKPTTERKRAKASAIKRLAKKLTRENAKRIRMY is encoded by the coding sequence ATGCCAATAATAAAAGTACGTGAAAATGAACCATTCGATGTTGCATTACGTCGCTTCAAAAGATCTTGTGAAAAAGCTGGAATTTTAGCAGAAATACGTAGAAGAGAATTTTATGAAAAACCTACTACCGAAAGAAAACGCGCTAAAGCTTCCGCGATAAAACGTTTAGCAAAAAAACTTACACGAGAAAATGCAAAAAGAATTAGAATGTATTAA
- the dnaG gene encoding DNA primase — protein MSEKIPKYFINDLLCRTNIVDVIDSRIKLKKKGKNYQTHCPFHNDKTPSFTVSYEKQFYYCFGCNIHGNVIDFLINYEHLNFVESIEELSFMHGLSIPFEKNFIPEKNDYFKKQKLYLLTNQISKLYEKNLMLTSSAYDYLIHRGISKSMIEFFCIGFSSFTWDLFFQKLHIKKELETDLLNNKIISINKKKKIYDPFQGRITFPIHDKYGRTIGFGGRTIKEILPKYINSAETNIFYKSKQIYGLYQVKKKHLKPKYLLVVEGYIDVIMLTQNKIDHVVSSLGTSITKEQIKILFRNTNTVIYCYDGDDAGRNAAWRTLKITLPYISDEKTIKFIMLPENEDPDTIIKKEGSKNFQLRIKNALTLSKFFFKNILKGIDLSSSDDKFYLSAHALPLINSIPSDTIRIYLRQILGRTIGILDDYQFEKFLHQKTQKNKILQYKNKPTLMRTLIGLLIQNPNLSNLVNSTKQFKNSKIKGIPIFLEILKTCLEHPSFNTGQLLEFYRNSKIIHILKTLSTLDHMIVEEKIQNVFLDLLKSVYKKDLEKRQEHLISKERIYGLTINEKEEIWSINKKLKNSE, from the coding sequence ATGTCTGAAAAAATACCTAAATATTTTATTAATGATCTGTTATGTCGAACAAATATTGTTGATGTTATTGATTCAAGAATAAAATTAAAAAAAAAAGGCAAAAATTATCAAACTCACTGTCCTTTTCATAACGATAAAACACCATCATTTACAGTTAGTTACGAAAAACAATTTTATTATTGTTTTGGATGTAATATACATGGAAACGTAATTGACTTTTTAATCAACTATGAACATTTAAATTTTGTAGAAAGTATTGAAGAATTGTCTTTCATGCATGGACTTTCGATACCTTTTGAAAAAAATTTCATACCTGAAAAAAATGATTATTTCAAAAAACAAAAACTATACTTATTAACTAATCAAATATCTAAATTATATGAAAAAAACTTAATGTTAACTAGTTCTGCTTATGATTATCTTATTCACAGAGGAATTAGTAAAAGTATGATAGAATTTTTTTGTATTGGATTTTCAAGTTTTACTTGGGACTTATTTTTTCAGAAATTACATATTAAAAAAGAATTAGAGACAGATTTATTAAATAATAAAATTATTTCTATTAATAAAAAAAAAAAAATATACGATCCTTTTCAAGGAAGAATAACATTTCCTATACATGATAAATATGGAAGAACTATAGGTTTTGGAGGTAGAACTATAAAAGAAATTCTTCCAAAATATATCAATTCAGCTGAAACAAATATTTTTTACAAAAGCAAACAAATTTACGGATTATATCAAGTAAAAAAGAAACACTTAAAACCAAAGTATCTATTAGTTGTAGAAGGATATATCGATGTTATTATGTTAACACAAAATAAAATTGATCATGTCGTTTCTTCTTTAGGAACATCAATTACAAAAGAACAGATAAAAATACTTTTTCGAAATACTAATACAGTTATATACTGCTATGATGGTGATGATGCCGGAAGAAATGCTGCTTGGAGAACTTTAAAAATCACATTACCATATATATCCGATGAAAAAACTATAAAATTTATAATGCTGCCTGAAAATGAAGACCCAGATACTATTATTAAAAAAGAAGGATCAAAAAATTTTCAATTACGTATTAAAAATGCTTTAACACTGTCTAAATTTTTTTTTAAAAATATTCTAAAAGGAATTGATTTATCATCTAGCGATGACAAATTTTATTTAAGCGCACATGCTTTACCTTTAATAAATTCTATACCTAGTGATACAATACGAATTTATTTAAGACAAATATTAGGACGAACAATAGGAATTTTGGATGATTATCAATTTGAAAAATTTTTACATCAAAAAACACAAAAAAATAAAATTTTACAATATAAAAATAAACCAACTTTAATGCGCACTCTTATCGGATTGCTTATTCAGAACCCTAATTTATCTAATTTAGTAAATTCAACAAAACAATTTAAAAATTCAAAAATAAAAGGAATTCCGATTTTTTTAGAAATTTTAAAAACATGTTTAGAACACCCAAGTTTTAATACAGGTCAATTACTAGAATTTTATAGAAATAGTAAAATAATTCACATTTTAAAAACTCTCTCAACTTTAGATCATATGATAGTTGAAGAAAAAATTCAAAATGTTTTTTTAGATCTATTAAAAAGTGTATATAAAAAGGACCTTGAAAAAAGACAAGAGCATCTAATTTCAAAAGAAAGAATTTATGGGCTTACAATAAATGAAAAAGAAGAAATTTGGTCTATTAATAAAAAATTAAAAAATAGTGAATAA